The sequence AGCAGCGCCAGCCCCGGCGGCACGCCCACCGCCTTCTGGCTCGCGGTGAGGTACACGTCCGCGCCCCACGCGTCCTGGTGGAAGACCTCGCCCGCGGTGGCGCACACCCCGTCCACCACCGACAGCACGCCGTGCTTGCGCGCGGTGCGCACCAGCGCCTCCACGGGCGCCAGGACTCCGGTGGAGGTGTCCACGTGCGTCACCGTCACCAGCTTGAAGCCGCCGCGTGACAGGTGGGTGTCCACCTCGTCCGCGGAAGGGGCCTCGCCGGGGGCGGCGCGCACGTGCGTCACCCGGGCGCCGTGGCGCTCCAGGATTTTCGCCATCCGGTCACTGAAGTAGCCCGTGTTCACCACGAGCGCGGCGTCCCCCGGCTCCACGAGGTTGGCGACCGCCAGCTCCATGGCCAACGTGCCGGAGCCGGACACGACGAAGGGCTGGGCGGAGGGGGCGAGGCACACCTCGCGCAGCCGCTTCAGCGCCCGGCCGAAGATGGAGATGAAGGCCGGGTCCGTGTGGCCGAGCGTGGGCGCGCCCAGCGCCTGGAGCACTTCCGGCTCGAACTCCACCGGCCCCGGAATCATCAGCAGGTCTCTCACGGTTGCCGCTCCTCGTGCGCCCGGATGCTCCACGGGCGAAGGTGCCCGCGGCCCTGTTTCCTCGTGCGCTGTCCTGAATCTCTCCAGCCAGCGGGCCGCTGTCCACGCCCAATGTGGGATGGCCCTGGCATGGGCGGACCGAGGGTGGCCCGGCCCCACCCGCTCCGTTCAATCGTTGTCGCGCCGCTCGCCGGTGAAGGACACCGCGCAGTTGCCGCGTGCCGCCATCTTCGCCAGCTCGGGCGCCAGCTCAGCCGAGGGAAACCAGCCCGGGTCCGCCAGGGGTGACGTCAGGAAGCCGCGAGCCGTCTGCTCGAGGTCCTCCGCCGTCCCCCAGGTGATGGCACCCATGTCCTCGTAGAGGCCGTCCGTGAGCAGGGCGGAGACATGCTCCGCGGACGCATCGGAGATGAGCGTCCGGGGCAGCGGGTACGGCCCCGCGTCCCCCGGCTCCGCCAGGTGGGACAGCAGGATGTGCCCTCCCCAGCTCCGCGCCTCCGGGACGAGCGCCGTCTGGAGGCACAGCCCCAGCACTTCGTGCAGATACCCCTCCCCGGCGCGCTCCCGGGCCGGCTGGACGAGCGCCCCCGGAGCGGGAGGCTCGCGCACGAGCTGGTGCAGCCCGGCCCTCTCGAACTGAATCATCTCCGGTGCCGCCCCCAGCTCCTCGAGCTCGCGGAGCCGCCGCAGGCCGAACCGGAGCGTCTGGTAGCGATGCATCCGCACCCAGACGTCCTGTGCCTCCAGCCACGCCGCGCGGGCGTCGCCATCCTCGCGCAGCACGGCCTCCAGGTCGGACGCGAGCACGGGCTTCCGCACCGCGTCGAGCGCGACGTCGAAGCCGGGGCGCTCCCGGGCGAGGAAGTCGAGCAGGGGCGTCGGCTCGGCCGTGCGCTCGAAGGCGCGGAGGGCGCCGACCAGCGCCGCGAGCCGATGCGGGTCTGCCTCGTAGAGGAAGTGGTGGACTTCGTACGACTCCTCGTACGGCCAGAGCCCGTACACCTGGCCCCGCCAGGTGAGGAACGTGCTTGCGACGCTCATGAGGCCGCCGGAGTCACAGCCGCACGAGCAGCTCGCGGAGGATGGAGAAGCCCTGGCGGAAGTCCTCCAGCCGGGCCTGCTCGTTGGGCGCGTGGTAGTAGGCCATGTCCCCGAAGCCGGTGATTTGCACGTCGCAGCCCTCGCGCTGCAGGTCCTTCACGAGCGGCAACGAACCGGTGAGGGAGAACGGCGTCGCCGGCACGCCGCGCACGTGCTGAATCGCCTCCTTCAGCGCCTGGAGCCCGGGCGAGTCCAGCTTGCACGCGATGCCCTCCGTGCCCCCGCCCACGAAGCGGAACGCCAGCGAGCCGCTCCTGCCCGCCGCCGTGCGCGTGCGAGGGAAGCCGGCGGGGACGTCGTCGCGCTGGATTCGCGCGTCCAGTTCGCGCACGAAGCGCTCCAGCGTCCGCATCACCTCCTTCAAGTCATAGAAGGGCGTCACGCGGATGTCGCCGCGCACGGTGACGTCCGAGGGAATCTTCGTCTCCTTCATGTTGGAGGCCTCCATCACCGTGGACTTGAGGCTGGACGCGGAGAGGAAGCCCCACTTCTTCTCGTCCTCGGTGGGAGGGCACACCGTGCCGAAGAAGCGGACTAACTCCAGCGACGCGGACATGGCCAGCTCCAGCGCGTTGACGCAGTTCTGCGTCATGCCCGAGTGCCCGCCCACGCCCGTCACCTTCAGCTCCCAGATGGCGTTGCCGCCGGTGCCCACCGAAGGACCGAAGTTGGCGCTGTCCAGCCAGTACACCGGCTGCCCGATGAGGTCCTTCAGCCGGCCCTGCTGCGCGACGTAGCCCAGGCCCAGCCCGGGAATGTCCACCGACTCCTCGTTGGAGATGAAGACCACCTTCAGCGTGCGGCGCGGACGCTCGTTGCGCTCGGCGAGCTGCGCGAGCAGGTCCGTAATCACCGCCACGTGGCCGAGACAGTCGGTGACGCCGCGCCCGTAGAGGACGCCGCCGGGGCCCTCCCACAGCGCGAAGGGGTTGCGCTCCCAGCCCTCGCCCTTCTCGTCCGCGGGCACGACGTCGAAGTGCGAGCCCACGAAGCCAATCGCGCCGTCGCCCGTGCCCTTCACGGTGAGCACCAGGCTGGGCCGCGACTCGTTGCCCGGGCCCGCGAGCGACTCGGCGTGGATGAAGCCGCTCTGGATGTGCGGCGCGAGCACGTCCAGCACCACCTGAGCGGCGAGCCGCTCCTCGGGGACGAGCCCCGCGCTGGGGTTGTTCTGCAGCTTCGGCGTCAGCGCGATGAGACGCCGGAGCACATCCAGGAAACGGTCCTCACGAAGGGCGAGCGCTTGCATGGCCGCGGATTGGAGCGCAGCCCTCCGGAGATGTCACCGGAAACGACGAGGCACATACGTCCTGAGCCACGGCCACGTGTGGAGCTGGACGATGGGCCTTCGTCGGCCCCGCGTCAGGAACAGGCGGAACGTCCACGTGTGGAGCGGGTCGCTCGGCACCGCGCTGCGTCGGTGCCGAGTCCGGAGCACGTCCCGCGTCAGTGCGCGGCGGCGGCCGTGCCCGGCGGCTCGAGCTGCTCCACCTTCGCCTTCACCGCCGGGTCATCCGCCACGGCGAGGCCCAGCGTCAGGTACGAGAGCTGGTGCGCGCGCCCGCCGGCGGGAGCCTTCACCTCCACCTCCGACTCCAACTGGCGCATGCGGCCCTCCAGCTCGACGATGGTGCGGCTCAGGTCGGCGCGCGTCGCCTCGTCCTTCTCGGCGGCCAGCCGCTCGTGCGCCTTGAGGAGGTTGCCCTCCACCACGACCAATTGCTGGCGTGAGCGCGACGCCACGCCCAGGTCCACCGAGGGCCCCGGCCCGTCCACGTTCAGCTCCAGCCGCGTGAGCTGACGGCCCAGCTCTCCTCCGGGGAACACCGCCGTGTGGCTGCCCACCAGCGCGCCGATGCCGATGCCCTTGTTCTCGTGCGACTCCACCACGAAGTCCACCGCGTCCCCAGCGAGCAGCGCCAGCTTCACGGCCTCCTGGTACGGCGCCGCGGCGAGCACCACCACCACGTCCACCTTGCTCTTCTGACGCAGCTTGCGCGCCTCGGTCAGCGCGGACTCAATCGGCGCGCGGCCCTTCAGCGTGGGCTCTCCGGGTACCTCGCCCTCGGGCGAAACGCCCACCACGCCCACCTTCAGGCCGCCGGCCTGCACCACCGTGGACGCCGCGAAGGGCGTCTTGCCGGCCTTGTCCACCAGGTTGGCGGACAGGAGCTTCATCTTCTTCTTCGGCCCCTGCGCCGCCTTCCGCAGCCACGCCAGCCCCTGCGACAAATCCCGGTGTCCCACCGCCATGGCCGCGGTGCCCAGCGACTCCATCTGCTCCAACACCAGCTCAGCGCGCTGTGTCACCAGCGGCTCGTCTTGACGCAATGGCTTGCGGAACAGTGCGTTACCCGCATCCAGCAACACCACTGGAAGACCGCGAGACTTCTCCGTGTCCACCGCCGTCTTCCGCCGCGCGAGCCCGCCCTGCGGCTCCGCCTTGCAGCCACACGGCGCAATCTCACCTTGATTGTCTCCCGTGAAGAGCAACACCACCTGCCGGGGTGCGGCAAAGACATTGGCGGACAGCAGCAATACGGCACACAGCAGCAGTGGGAGTGGGAGCTTCACGTCATATCCTCGGAGGGGGAGCCCGAGCCTAGACCCAACCGGGCGACTCGGCATCTGGGTTGCCCGCACCCCATAACGAGTCAAACCAGACTACCACTTAATTAGTTATTACCATTTATTGCGTGGATTGTATTAATTCTGTCTTTAGCGTAAAAGCCGCGTCTCCCTCTCAACCCCCATGAGGTTGACCCCGCATGCGTACGTTTTTCGGTAAGGCCGCTGTGACTGTTGGTGCTGTTGCCGCGATGGTTGGCTGCGGCCCGGTGGATGAGTCTGCGAAGCAGGCCGAGCCCCAGACGGACGTGCAGGGTGCGGCCCTCGTCGACCGCTGCGGTAACCCCGACTTCGACGCCGAGTCCGTGGCGCGCATCGAGGCGGACTTCGAGACCCTCAAGGCCCGCCAGGCGCTGAAGGGCGAAGTGCACGCGATGGCCACCAACATCAACGTGTACGTGCACATCATCAAGAGCTCCACGGGCACGGGCGGCGTGACCACCACGCAGATCAACAACCAGATTTCCGTCCTCAACGCCGCGTACGCGTCCGCGGGCTTCAGCTTTACGCTGGCCGGCACGGACACCACGAACAACGGTACCTGGTACACCTGCACCGGCGGCTCGTGTGAGACGCAGATGAAGAACGCCCTGCACAAGGGCACCGCGGACGACCTCAACCTCTACACCAACAACATGGGCGGCGGCCTGCTCGGCTGGGCGACCTTCCCGTGGAGCTACAGCGGCGCTCCGCTGATGGACGGCGTGGTCGTCCTCCAGTCGTCGCTGCCCGGCGGCTCCACCACCAACTACAACCTGGGCGACACGGCCACCCACGAGATTGGCCACTGGATGGGCCTGTACCACACGTTCCAGGGCGGCTGCGCCAGCCCCGGCGACAGCGTGAGCGACACGCCGCCCGAGTCCACCCCGGCCTCCGGCTGCCCCACCGGCCGTGACACCTGCTCCGGTGGCGGTCTGGACCCCATCACCAACTTCATGGACTACAGCTACGACTCCTGCATGAACACGTTCAGCGCGGGCCAGATCAGCCGCATGGCCAGCATGTGGAGCTCGTACCGCGCGGGCAAGTAATGCCGGCGGGGGGACGGCTCTCGTCCCCTGCATGACAACGGCGGGCCTCCTCACGGGGGTCCGCCGTTTTCTTTTTGTGGCGACAGCGCGGCCCGCTCTGCAAGGGATTGCTTCCCGGGTTGCTGCTCCACCGTGCGCGCGTGCACGACTGGCAGTGGACTGCCGGCAGCCCCACCGTGCGAGGTGGAACCATGAGCGAGCCCACCACCCCCAGACGTCCCCGCGTGCTGTTCATCCGGGACCTCGTGCCCGTGCGCCGGCCGGACGCGACGCCTCGCGACGCCCAGGTCACCACGATGATGGTGGGCGAGGAGAAGGACACGGGCAGCGAGCAGTAGCCCCTGGCACGGCGCAAGGCCCCGAGGTACGCACGGACTTCGACCCGTCACGCCGCGCCCGTCCGTATGCGAGGTGCGGCCCGGCGAGGCGTCGGGCAACACGTGGGTGGAGGGTGCACAGGCGCCATGAAGACTGAGACAGGGACGGTGGTGCTCGTGGGCTCGCGCGAGGACATCCACATCCAGGAGGTGGCGCGCAGGCTGGGTGTGGAGGGCGTGGAAGCCGTCGTGGTGGACACACTGGCCTTCCCGGACGAGACGCGGATGTCCCTCTCGGAGAGCCTGGACGGCATCATCGTCGACGGGCGCAGCGTGGGGCGGCCCGCCGCCGTGTACCTGCGCGGCCTGCACACCAGCCCCCTGGCCTTCATGGTGGACGCACAGGAGGCCATGGACGAGGACTGGCGCACCACGCTCACCGCCTTCCGCGAGAAGGCCACCCTGCTCAACGGACTGGTGGCGCGGTGGGAGCAGCTCGGCGTGCCCATGTACAACCCCGTCTCCAGCGACTGGGTGATGAACAAGCCGGTGCAGCTCGCCGCGCTCAGGGCCGCGGGCCTGCCCGTGCCCCGCACGCTGTGGACGAACGACGCGGAGGCCGTGCGCCGCTTCGCCGCGGGAGGCCGCGTGGCCTACAAGCCCGTCACCGGCGGCGCCGCCACGCGCGAGTTGCTGCCCGAGGACCTCACCGACGAGCGCCTCTCCGCGCTGTCCTCCGCGCCCGTCACCTTCCAGGAGTTGCTGCCCGGCGAGGACATCCGCGTGTACGTGCTGGACGGCGAGGTCATCGCCGCCCTGCGCATCGTCACCTCCGCGCTCGACTTCCGGCAGAACGAGGAGCGCCTGGAGCCCATCGAGCTGCCGCCCGACGTGGCGCAGAACTGCGTGAAGGCGTGCGAGGTGCTCGGCCTGCGGTGGACGGGGTTGGACTTGAAGCGCGGCCAGGACGGCGAGCTCAAGTTCCTGGAGCTGAACGGCTCCGCCATGTTCCTCGGCTTCGACGCGGGCGGCGGCACGGACATCGCCGGCCACTTCACCCGCGCGCTCGCGAAGCACGCGAAGCGGAGCTGATTACTTCCAGAGCGCGGCGAGCACGGTGCGCGAGGCCACGAAGGCCAGCGCGCCGAGCACCACCAGCAGCACCGCGGTGAGGGCCAGGGCGCGATACGGGCGCGGATGTATCACCGCGCGCAGCTCGTCGGTGAGCGCGGGGTCGGCGTCCAGCGCGTCGGCGGGAGGCGGCAGGGGCTTGGGGGGCGTCATGGCTCAGTGCTGCTCCATCTGGTTCTCGACGAGCGCGCGGTAGCGCCCGCCCGGAATGGCCAGCAGCGTGTCGTGGGTGCCCTCCTCCACCACGCGGCCCTTGTCGAGGACGACAATCTTGTCCGCGCGGCGCACGGTGGACAGGCGGTGCGCCACCACCACCAGCGTGCGGCCCGCGGCCTCGCGCTGGAGCGCCTCCGTAATCGCGCGCTCCAGCTCCGCGTCCAGGTGGCTGGTGGCCTCGTCGAGGAAGAGCACGCGCGGGTCGCGGTAGATGGCGCGGGCCAGTTGGAGGCGCTGCTCCTCGCCGCCGGACAGGCGCATGCCGGACTCGCCAATCTTCGTCTTCAGGCCGTTGGGCAATTCCAGCAGTGAGTCCAGGCACGCGGTGCGCGCGGCGTGCTCCAGGCGCTCCAGGTCCGGGTTGTCATCACCGAGGGCGATGTTCTCCGCGAGCGTGCCGTCGAAGATGTCTGTCTTCTGGAACACGAAGGACACCGAGCGGCGCAGGGCCGTGGGGTCGAAGGACTCAATCGGCTTGCCGTCGTAGAGCACGCGGCCCTGCTCGGTGCGGTAGAGGCCGTAGAGCACCTGGGTGAGCGTCGTCTTGCCCGCGCCCGAGCGGCCGACAATCGCTGTCATCTTCCCGGCGGGAATCGTGAAGCTCACGTCACTCAGCACGGCGGGGTCATTGGGCGAGCCGTAGCGGAAGGTGACGTGCTCCAGCGTCAGCTCCGGCGCCTGGGTGAGCACGCCCTGCGTGGGCACGGCGTCATCGCGCAGCTCGGGCTCGGCGTCGTAGACGATGTCCACGCGGCGCAGGGAGATGAAGACGTCCTGCAACTGGTGGATGAACATGACCAGGTTCTGCATCGGCGCCAGCGCCATGCCGAGGATGGAGAGCGTGGCCACCATCTGCCCCAGCGTGAGCTGGCCGGCGAGGACGAGCTGCGCCTCGTAGACGAGGATGCCCACGTATACGCCCTGGTTGACGAGCTGCGCGCCGGAGAAGTGGAGCGTGTCGTGCTTCCAGATGCTGCGCCCGGCCTCCACCTCGCGCGCCTGCGTCTTTTCCCAGCGGGCGCGGGCCTGACGCTCGGCGCCGCAGGCCTTCAGCGTCTGGATGCCGCCGAGCATCTGCAATTCCAGGCGGGTGGCGTCCGCGTCCGCGGTGAAGCGCATCTGGTCCAGCACGGTGCGCCGGGGCATGAGCAGCAGCGTCCACACCGTGTACACGGCCGCGCCCGCGAAGAAGATGCCGAAGACGGTGGCGTCGTACAGGAAGAGCATCACGCCGTAGCCCACCAGCATCACCAGGTCGAGGAGCACGGAGACGGACGCGCTCTGGAGGATGCGACGGATGCGCTTGTGGTCCTCGATGCGCTGGCGCAAATCTCCACGGTGGCGCCGCGCGAAGAAGGACACGGGCAGGGACAAGAGGCGCTTCCAGAACTGCGCCAGCAGCAGCGCCGAGTAGCCGCTGGACAGGAGGAAGAGGCCCGCGCCGCGCGTCGCCGAGACGAACACCTGCGCGACGACGAGCACGGCCAGCCCCACGCCCACCGCGGGGAGCAGCGCGACGTTGCGCCCGCCCACCGCCTTGTCCACGAGCCCCTGGATGAGGAAGGGCTGCGCGAGCGCGAGCCCCTGGAGGAGCAGGGTGGTGAGCAGCACCTGGAGGAGCAGCAGGCGGTAGTGCCAGAGGCCGCGGACGAAGCGCCGCAGGCTCCCGGAGCGGCTGGACGTGGCGGGCGTGCCGGGGGCTTCCAGCGGGCGGAAGATGGCGTCGGTGGGCTCCAGCGTCAGGAGGATGCCGTTCCAATACTCGCCGAGCCGCGAGCGGGGAATGCGGCGCAGGCCGAGCGCGGGGTCGCCGATGAGGGCCTCTTTCGGCGTCAGGCGGTAGAGGACGACGAAGTGGTTCTCCTCCCAGGAGATGATGCAGGGCAGCATCGCCTGACCTTCCTCGTCGTCGAGGTCGGAGAAGTCCTCCACACCGAAGGCGCGGGCGTTGTAGCCGAGCTTCTGCGCGGTGGTGAGCAGGTCCGCCATGGAGGTGCCGGAGGTCTGCACGAAGGCGATTTCCTTCAGCGCGGACAGCTCATGCCGGGCACCGTGGTACGCGGCAATCATCTCCAGACAGGCGGGGCCACAGTCGGCCTTCTCGAGCTGGCGACGGAGGGGATACGGCTGGAGGGCGACGGCGAGCCGGGAGCGGGGCACGGTCAGTTCGGTATCACGGAAGGGTGCGCGGAATACAACCAGCCGCGCACCGTGCGGGATTCAGCGTACAGCGTCCCTCTTGATACGAACCGGGCCTCGCAACATGGCAACGCGTTTCCGTGCACCGCGTGAAGCGTGCGCCCGCTCCGCTGCCTGGCCCATTCCCATGGACCTGCCTTCAGGCGTGCGCGGTCTCACGACGCGCCTATGAGGTGCCCCGATACTCCAAGGACCGCGCTGACTACGGCGCTGGAGGCGCGCCCGGCGTCACCGGAGCCCCGGGAGCCAACGCCGCCGCCGGCTTCGTCGAAGGCGCCCCCGGCTGCTGCGCCACGGGCTTCTCCACCTTCTTCGGCTCGCCAATCTTCTCCAGGTCCTCGCGGTTGTTCAGCGAGAAGCGCACCAGTGCACGGAGGATGCGGTTGCGCTTCACGTTGCCCAGCACCTCACGCAAATCGTCGTAAACCGTCGGGTCGGCAATGAGCCCGCCCACCGTGCCTTCGCCCTTCGCCACCGTCTCCGTAATCGTCTTCAGGTTCGCCGCCGCGCTGCCCAGGTCCGCGAACATCCCGCTCGCGTCGCCGTACACCAGCTGGTGCACCGCCCCATTGGGGCTCTTCTTCGCATCCTCGATGAGCCCCGCGAGCTGCCCCGCCGCCGCGCCCAATTCCGTCAGCGCCTTCGCCCCTTCCGCGCCGTAGATGAGCTGGTGCGCCGTGCCGTCTCCCGTGCGCACCTCGCGCAGGAGCGCCTCCACGTGCCCCACCGCGCCGTCCATCCGCTGCGCCGCCTGCGACGCATTCGCCATCAGCGTCCGCACCTCGCGCCCCGCGCCCTTGTCGTAGATGAGCGCGTGCAGCGCGCCGTCGCCCTTTTCCACCTCCTCCAGCACCGCCCGCAGCGACGACATCCCCCGCGCCACGTCCCTCGCAATCGCCGGGTCCGCGTACGCATCCACCGCGACGCGCAGCGACTTGCTGATGGCAATGGAGTTCTCCATCACCTGCCCCGCCCCGTTCAGCAGCGCGGAGATGTCCCCACCCGCCGACGACCTCAGCACCCCACCCGGCTCCACCTGCGGCGCGTTGGGACTGCCCAGCGAGATGTCCACCGCCTTGTCCCCCAGCACGCCCATGCTGGAGAGCTGCGCCACCGAGTCCGCCCGCACGCGGTTCGAGAACCTCCGCGACACCTGGAAGTGCACCTCCAGCCGCGGGTCGTTCGG comes from Pyxidicoccus parkwaysis and encodes:
- a CDS encoding M20/M25/M40 family metallo-hydrolase, with the translated sequence MQALALREDRFLDVLRRLIALTPKLQNNPSAGLVPEERLAAQVVLDVLAPHIQSGFIHAESLAGPGNESRPSLVLTVKGTGDGAIGFVGSHFDVVPADEKGEGWERNPFALWEGPGGVLYGRGVTDCLGHVAVITDLLAQLAERNERPRRTLKVVFISNEESVDIPGLGLGYVAQQGRLKDLIGQPVYWLDSANFGPSVGTGGNAIWELKVTGVGGHSGMTQNCVNALELAMSASLELVRFFGTVCPPTEDEKKWGFLSASSLKSTVMEASNMKETKIPSDVTVRGDIRVTPFYDLKEVMRTLERFVRELDARIQRDDVPAGFPRTRTAAGRSGSLAFRFVGGGTEGIACKLDSPGLQALKEAIQHVRGVPATPFSLTGSLPLVKDLQREGCDVQITGFGDMAYYHAPNEQARLEDFRQGFSILRELLVRL
- a CDS encoding ATP-grasp domain-containing protein; the protein is MKTETGTVVLVGSREDIHIQEVARRLGVEGVEAVVVDTLAFPDETRMSLSESLDGIIVDGRSVGRPAAVYLRGLHTSPLAFMVDAQEAMDEDWRTTLTAFREKATLLNGLVARWEQLGVPMYNPVSSDWVMNKPVQLAALRAAGLPVPRTLWTNDAEAVRRFAAGGRVAYKPVTGGAATRELLPEDLTDERLSALSSAPVTFQELLPGEDIRVYVLDGEVIAALRIVTSALDFRQNEERLEPIELPPDVAQNCVKACEVLGLRWTGLDLKRGQDGELKFLELNGSAMFLGFDAGGGTDIAGHFTRALAKHAKRS
- a CDS encoding peptidase domain-containing ABC transporter encodes the protein MPRSRLAVALQPYPLRRQLEKADCGPACLEMIAAYHGARHELSALKEIAFVQTSGTSMADLLTTAQKLGYNARAFGVEDFSDLDDEEGQAMLPCIISWEENHFVVLYRLTPKEALIGDPALGLRRIPRSRLGEYWNGILLTLEPTDAIFRPLEAPGTPATSSRSGSLRRFVRGLWHYRLLLLQVLLTTLLLQGLALAQPFLIQGLVDKAVGGRNVALLPAVGVGLAVLVVAQVFVSATRGAGLFLLSSGYSALLLAQFWKRLLSLPVSFFARRHRGDLRQRIEDHKRIRRILQSASVSVLLDLVMLVGYGVMLFLYDATVFGIFFAGAAVYTVWTLLLMPRRTVLDQMRFTADADATRLELQMLGGIQTLKACGAERQARARWEKTQAREVEAGRSIWKHDTLHFSGAQLVNQGVYVGILVYEAQLVLAGQLTLGQMVATLSILGMALAPMQNLVMFIHQLQDVFISLRRVDIVYDAEPELRDDAVPTQGVLTQAPELTLEHVTFRYGSPNDPAVLSDVSFTIPAGKMTAIVGRSGAGKTTLTQVLYGLYRTEQGRVLYDGKPIESFDPTALRRSVSFVFQKTDIFDGTLAENIALGDDNPDLERLEHAARTACLDSLLELPNGLKTKIGESGMRLSGGEEQRLQLARAIYRDPRVLFLDEATSHLDAELERAITEALQREAAGRTLVVVAHRLSTVRRADKIVVLDKGRVVEEGTHDTLLAIPGGRYRALVENQMEQH
- a CDS encoding pyridoxal-phosphate-dependent aminotransferase family protein is translated as MRDLLMIPGPVEFEPEVLQALGAPTLGHTDPAFISIFGRALKRLREVCLAPSAQPFVVSGSGTLAMELAVANLVEPGDAALVVNTGYFSDRMAKILERHGARVTHVRAAPGEAPSADEVDTHLSRGGFKLVTVTHVDTSTGVLAPVEALVRTARKHGVLSVVDGVCATAGEVFHQDAWGADVYLTASQKAVGVPPGLALLTASPRAMEAWRGRKTPVASVYSDWAEWLPIMEAYEAGKPAYFATPPVNLVCALDVSLGQILAEGMEARFARHQRMARAFRAAWKALGLRTLPTSEAVTANTLSAVYYPDGVDAALVGRVKGQGIVVAGGLHPELKTRYFRVGHMNRVGPTDVLAAVGAVERALLAAGHRSEPGAAVAAAQASLVAG
- a CDS encoding zinc metalloprotease; protein product: MDESAKQAEPQTDVQGAALVDRCGNPDFDAESVARIEADFETLKARQALKGEVHAMATNINVYVHIIKSSTGTGGVTTTQINNQISVLNAAYASAGFSFTLAGTDTTNNGTWYTCTGGSCETQMKNALHKGTADDLNLYTNNMGGGLLGWATFPWSYSGAPLMDGVVVLQSSLPGGSTTNYNLGDTATHEIGHWMGLYHTFQGGCASPGDSVSDTPPESTPASGCPTGRDTCSGGGLDPITNFMDYSYDSCMNTFSAGQISRMASMWSSYRAGK
- a CDS encoding 5'-nucleotidase, which gives rise to MKLPLPLLLCAVLLLSANVFAAPRQVVLLFTGDNQGEIAPCGCKAEPQGGLARRKTAVDTEKSRGLPVVLLDAGNALFRKPLRQDEPLVTQRAELVLEQMESLGTAAMAVGHRDLSQGLAWLRKAAQGPKKKMKLLSANLVDKAGKTPFAASTVVQAGGLKVGVVGVSPEGEVPGEPTLKGRAPIESALTEARKLRQKSKVDVVVVLAAAPYQEAVKLALLAGDAVDFVVESHENKGIGIGALVGSHTAVFPGGELGRQLTRLELNVDGPGPSVDLGVASRSRQQLVVVEGNLLKAHERLAAEKDEATRADLSRTIVELEGRMRQLESEVEVKAPAGGRAHQLSYLTLGLAVADDPAVKAKVEQLEPPGTAAAAH
- a CDS encoding MlaD family protein translates to MSLFTSASGERRLALRAGFFVALGLAVAGVVVFFIGQESRLFERQATYRAYFTNVQGLGEESPVWLGGLKVGKVTAITFSEDPNDPRLEVHFQVSRRFSNRVRADSVAQLSSMGVLGDKAVDISLGSPNAPQVEPGGVLRSSAGGDISALLNGAGQVMENSIAISKSLRVAVDAYADPAIARDVARGMSSLRAVLEEVEKGDGALHALIYDKGAGREVRTLMANASQAAQRMDGAVGHVEALLREVRTGDGTAHQLIYGAEGAKALTELGAAAGQLAGLIEDAKKSPNGAVHQLVYGDASGMFADLGSAAANLKTITETVAKGEGTVGGLIADPTVYDDLREVLGNVKRNRILRALVRFSLNNREDLEKIGEPKKVEKPVAQQPGAPSTKPAAALAPGAPVTPGAPPAP